A genomic region of Deinococcus carri contains the following coding sequences:
- a CDS encoding DUF6582 domain-containing protein, translated as MSELTDKQRDHLKDQQFAYIDREGGRHLPIEDETHVRNAVARFSQTHFESEGAKHQAAQKIVKAAHQYGIELSEDDEVVKASQG; from the coding sequence ATGAGTGAACTGACCGATAAGCAGCGAGACCACCTGAAGGACCAGCAGTTCGCCTACATCGATCGGGAGGGCGGGCGACACCTGCCCATCGAGGACGAGACGCACGTGCGGAATGCCGTCGCCCGCTTTTCCCAGACCCACTTCGAGAGCGAGGGGGCCAAGCATCAAGCCGCTCAGAAGATTGTGAAGGCCGCCCACCAGTACGGCATCGAACTGAGCGAGGACGACGAGGTGGTGAAGGCGAGCCAGGGCTGA
- a CDS encoding Dam family site-specific DNA-(adenine-N6)-methyltransferase, whose product MATDAPAMPEASLAAKPFLKWAGGKTQLIPELARFLPERPDGTYFEPFMGSAALFFYLRRERGWRKAALSDTNAELVSTFLAVRDSPQALLEALLEHHHMHNVVYRDSEDKRREYFEAVRSLDRRPDWMPEVPADAQARVLKAARFIYLNRTCFNGLWRVNRKGQFNVPVGRYSNPAIHNPSLILEASAALQGVDMTCTPYPHVLGTSAAGDTIYFDPPYVPLSVTSSFAAYSRDEFGTAEHKKLAVLSTLLALGGRRVLLSNSDTPFTRSPLDFSSDREIEDLLQELEAEGTSPQSLREAYRDFWNVETVRANRRINSVAESRGDITEIVVHNKADQEL is encoded by the coding sequence GTGGCGACTGACGCCCCAGCCATGCCAGAAGCTTCACTCGCCGCCAAGCCCTTTCTGAAATGGGCGGGGGGCAAGACGCAGCTTATTCCAGAGCTGGCGAGATTCCTTCCCGAGCGGCCGGATGGCACTTACTTCGAGCCGTTCATGGGGAGTGCGGCCCTCTTCTTTTATCTCAGGCGCGAGCGTGGCTGGAGGAAGGCTGCCCTCTCCGACACGAACGCCGAGCTGGTGTCCACCTTCCTGGCCGTCCGTGACTCACCGCAGGCTCTGCTGGAAGCTCTGCTAGAACACCATCACATGCACAACGTCGTTTACCGGGACAGCGAGGACAAACGCAGAGAGTATTTTGAAGCTGTCAGAAGTCTCGACCGCCGACCCGACTGGATGCCGGAAGTTCCCGCAGACGCTCAGGCCAGGGTTCTCAAGGCGGCCCGCTTCATTTATCTCAACCGCACCTGTTTCAATGGCCTGTGGAGGGTCAACCGCAAGGGCCAATTCAATGTCCCTGTCGGAAGATATTCCAATCCCGCCATCCACAATCCCAGCCTGATACTGGAGGCTTCCGCGGCGTTGCAGGGCGTCGATATGACCTGCACTCCATATCCCCACGTTCTGGGAACGAGTGCTGCCGGAGACACTATTTATTTCGACCCTCCCTATGTTCCCCTCTCGGTCACCTCGTCTTTTGCGGCCTATTCGAGGGATGAGTTCGGAACGGCAGAACATAAGAAGCTGGCCGTTCTCTCTACGCTGCTCGCTCTGGGGGGCAGGCGCGTCCTCCTTTCCAACTCGGATACGCCGTTCACCCGCAGTCCCCTGGACTTCTCCAGCGACCGGGAAATCGAGGACCTCCTTCAGGAATTAGAGGCAGAGGGCACCTCGCCGCAGTCGCTCAGGGAAGCATACCGGGACTTCTGGAATGTGGAGACAGTCCGGGCAAACCGGAGGATAAACTCCGTGGCCGAGAGCAGGGGGGATATCACGGAGATTGTGGTCCACAATAAAGCCGACCAAGAACTATAG
- a CDS encoding single-stranded DNA-binding protein, with protein sequence MADLDRVREALRASLTAWAVAEVRGDQARVTLVPDPDQLALHLERVDPAWSLSWACESMTPPVVRAHLSVEGAGREGLSSGHTLQDAKLRALADAARFFGVPTPEAQWVEYDPDEGPNTADLDAEAEGAAAPAPRPAAHLPEPPRDPQMEKARRHIEDLMDQIRAAGKGKEAAHLMMRGYGETLEESRAIYKELQAILRG encoded by the coding sequence ATGGCCGACCTTGACCGTGTCCGTGAGGCGCTGCGTGCCAGTCTGACTGCCTGGGCGGTGGCGGAGGTGCGGGGGGACCAGGCCCGCGTGACCCTGGTGCCCGACCCGGACCAGCTCGCCCTGCATCTGGAGCGGGTGGACCCCGCCTGGTCCCTGTCCTGGGCCTGCGAGAGCATGACGCCGCCCGTGGTGCGCGCCCACCTCAGCGTGGAGGGAGCTGGCCGCGAGGGGCTGAGCAGCGGTCACACCCTCCAGGACGCCAAGCTGCGCGCCCTGGCCGACGCCGCCCGCTTCTTCGGCGTGCCGACCCCCGAGGCGCAGTGGGTGGAGTACGACCCCGACGAGGGTCCCAACACGGCGGACCTGGATGCCGAGGCCGAGGGCGCGGCAGCGCCTGCCCCCCGGCCCGCCGCGCACCTCCCCGAGCCGCCCCGCGACCCCCAGATGGAAAAGGCCCGCCGTCACATCGAGGACCTGATGGACCAGATCCGGGCGGCGGGCAAGGGGAAGGAAGCGGCCCACCTGATGATGCGCGGCTACGGCGAGACGCTGGAGGAAAGCCGCGCCATCTACAAGGAACTCCAGGCGATCTTGCGGGGCTAG
- a CDS encoding cytochrome P450 yields the protein MTAAADAGALLQGYWQGAHLPDPPAYLDRMRAASPVLYAPEAGFALLSGHAEASAALKSPVVRTGKYDGDPAFRATASYALMAPMMLFHDGPSHTRLRSLAQRAFTPRVLEESRAFLTGLTDDLLDRARQQARAGGGEVDAVAALAVPLPVSVIVQMLGLEGTDADRFKTWAGSVADLLGGLDVTPERWAQVEADAAAMRAYFRTLADDLRAHPRPGLLSALAAAEDEAGRLSGEELLANAVLLLVAGHETTSNLISGSLHALHEWPDERAWLAQDPEGRAANAVEELLRFVSPVQGTGRFTTAPLTVGGVTLPAGLHLGLSLAGANRDPRVFAEPHRLNLARENARLHLSFAAGAHYCLGASLARMEAAIFLTRFLRRFPEYSVPEQALAYLPNFTLRGLRVLRLTLA from the coding sequence ATGACCGCCGCCGCTGACGCCGGCGCCCTGCTGCAAGGCTACTGGCAGGGCGCGCACCTCCCCGACCCGCCCGCCTATCTCGACCGGATGCGCGCCGCCTCGCCCGTGCTGTATGCCCCCGAGGCAGGCTTCGCACTGCTGAGCGGGCACGCGGAAGCCAGCGCGGCCCTCAAAAGCCCCGTGGTCCGTACCGGCAAGTACGACGGCGACCCAGCCTTCCGCGCCACCGCCAGTTACGCCCTGATGGCCCCGATGATGCTGTTCCACGACGGCCCCTCACACACGCGGCTGCGTTCGCTCGCGCAGCGGGCCTTTACGCCGCGCGTGCTGGAGGAGAGCCGCGCTTTTCTCACCGGGCTGACCGACGACCTGCTCGACCGGGCGAGGCAGCAGGCCAGGGCGGGTGGGGGAGAGGTGGACGCGGTGGCGGCCCTCGCGGTGCCCCTGCCCGTGTCGGTCATCGTGCAGATGCTGGGGCTGGAGGGCACCGACGCCGACCGCTTCAAGACCTGGGCGGGCAGCGTGGCCGACCTGCTGGGCGGGCTGGACGTGACGCCGGAGCGCTGGGCACAGGTGGAGGCCGACGCCGCCGCCATGCGCGCCTACTTCCGCACCCTGGCCGACGACCTGCGCGCGCACCCCCGGCCCGGCCTGCTCTCGGCCCTGGCCGCCGCCGAGGACGAGGCGGGAAGGCTCAGCGGGGAAGAACTCCTCGCCAACGCCGTGCTGCTGCTGGTGGCGGGGCACGAGACCACCAGCAACCTGATTTCCGGCAGCCTGCACGCGCTGCACGAGTGGCCGGACGAGCGGGCCTGGCTGGCCCAGGACCCGGAGGGTCGCGCTGCGAACGCGGTGGAGGAACTCCTGCGCTTCGTCTCGCCCGTGCAGGGGACCGGGCGCTTCACGACGGCACCCCTGACGGTCGGCGGCGTGACCTTGCCCGCCGGGCTGCACCTGGGCCTCAGCCTGGCTGGGGCGAACCGCGACCCGCGCGTCTTTGCCGAGCCGCACCGCCTGAACCTGGCCCGCGAGAACGCCCGCCTGCACCTGAGCTTCGCGGCGGGCGCACACTACTGCCTGGGCGCGAGCCTGGCGCGGATGGAGGCGGCCATCTTCCTGACACGCTTTCTGCGCCGCTTTCCTGAGTACAGCGTGCCCGAGCAGGCGCTGGCCTACCTGCCCAACTTCACGCTACGGGGACTGCGTGTCCTGCGCCTGACCCTCGCTTGA
- a CDS encoding ABC transporter ATP-binding protein, with the protein MNEAAIELRGAGKTFGRVRALDDLNLSLRAGELTALLGPNGAGKTTAIGLMLGLLQPSAGMVRVLGGDPRDARTRTQVGAMPQESALPPALKVREVVALFARMYPAPLPVEEALALADLLPLAGRRAGALSGGQARRLAFALAVVGNPAVLYLDEPTAGMDAGSRQAFWAAAERMKAAGKTILLTTHYLEEAERTADRVVVMNAGRILADGTPEQLRGSIATARVRFTSDLVLAELRNLPGVEAAESDGHGHATLTTRTPEALVTALVQSGTSFAELEVTRASLEDAFMNLTARHSA; encoded by the coding sequence ATGAACGAAGCGGCGATTGAACTGCGGGGGGCGGGCAAGACGTTCGGGCGGGTGCGGGCGCTGGATGACCTGAACCTGTCTCTCCGGGCCGGGGAACTGACGGCGCTGCTGGGGCCGAACGGCGCGGGCAAGACGACGGCCATCGGGCTGATGCTGGGGCTGCTTCAGCCCTCGGCGGGGATGGTGCGGGTGCTGGGAGGCGACCCCCGCGACGCCCGGACCCGGACGCAGGTGGGGGCGATGCCTCAGGAAAGCGCCCTGCCCCCCGCCCTGAAGGTGCGTGAGGTGGTCGCGCTGTTTGCCCGGATGTACCCCGCGCCGCTCCCCGTGGAGGAGGCGCTGGCGCTGGCCGACCTTCTACCGCTCGCGGGCCGCCGGGCCGGGGCACTGTCGGGCGGGCAGGCGCGGCGGCTGGCCTTTGCGCTGGCGGTGGTCGGGAATCCGGCGGTGCTGTACCTGGACGAGCCGACCGCCGGCATGGACGCCGGGAGCCGTCAGGCGTTCTGGGCGGCCGCCGAGCGCATGAAGGCCGCCGGAAAGACCATCCTGCTCACCACCCATTACCTGGAAGAAGCCGAACGCACCGCCGACCGGGTGGTGGTGATGAACGCGGGGCGGATTCTGGCCGACGGCACGCCCGAACAGCTTCGCGGCAGCATCGCCACGGCGCGAGTGCGCTTCACCTCGGACCTGGTGCTGGCGGAACTCCGGAATCTGCCGGGCGTGGAGGCCGCCGAGTCGGACGGGCACGGGCACGCCACGCTGACGACCCGCACGCCGGAAGCCCTGGTCACGGCGCTGGTACAGTCCGGCACCTCCTTCGCGGAGCTAGAGGTCACGCGCGCCAGCCTGGAAGACGCCTTCATGAACCTGACAGCGCGGCACTCGGCCTGA
- a CDS encoding IclR family transcriptional regulator, with translation MLSLQKAATILGAFSAEQPEWGVRALAAHLNVPRATAHAYLAGLTEAGFLRRTPAGKYRLSWHIAEMGAQLTSALPWFQEARALLTRLALEVKAVAFLCILEGEEVVCAIRERHPDADIDLPLDIYLPATATASGKILYAHTDLQPRDFAVCTQSSITTPDEWRTELARVRRRGYAYSIEEWIPGQCTLGVPYRHAGQVVAAIGVQMSARRYLREERSIRERVLKLVHEAEDRS, from the coding sequence GTGCTGTCCCTTCAGAAAGCCGCCACTATCCTCGGAGCCTTCAGTGCCGAGCAGCCCGAGTGGGGGGTGCGGGCGCTGGCCGCTCACCTGAACGTGCCCCGCGCCACCGCGCACGCCTACCTCGCGGGCCTGACCGAGGCTGGCTTCCTGCGGCGCACCCCGGCCGGCAAGTACCGCCTCTCCTGGCACATTGCCGAGATGGGAGCGCAACTCACCTCGGCCCTGCCCTGGTTTCAGGAGGCCCGCGCGCTGCTGACCCGCCTCGCGCTGGAGGTCAAGGCGGTCGCGTTTCTGTGCATCCTGGAAGGCGAGGAGGTCGTCTGCGCCATCCGCGAGCGCCACCCCGACGCCGACATCGACCTGCCGCTCGACATCTACCTGCCCGCCACCGCGACCGCGAGCGGCAAGATTCTCTACGCGCACACCGACCTTCAGCCGCGCGATTTTGCCGTCTGCACCCAGAGCAGCATCACCACGCCCGACGAGTGGCGCACCGAGCTGGCCCGCGTGCGGCGGCGGGGGTACGCCTATTCCATCGAGGAATGGATTCCGGGCCAGTGTACGCTGGGGGTGCCCTACCGCCATGCCGGGCAGGTGGTGGCCGCCATCGGCGTGCAGATGAGCGCGCGCCGCTACCTGCGCGAGGAACGCAGCATCCGCGAACGTGTGCTGAAGCTCGTCCACGAGGCGGAAGACCGGAGCTGA
- a CDS encoding response regulator transcription factor: MIRVLLAEDQALVLGALSALLSLEGNLDVVGTAADGETALRLACELRPDVLVTDIEMPRLSGLDVAERLRGTCPEVRVVIVTTFARAGYLRRALEVGARGYLLKDAPAADLADAIRRVQAGGRAVDPGLAAEAWQGRSPLTDRERQVLREAETGASTADIARTLRLSEGTVRNYLSEAIGKLGAGNRVEAARQAREQGWL; encoded by the coding sequence GTGATTCGCGTCCTGCTGGCCGAGGACCAGGCCCTGGTGCTGGGCGCGCTCTCGGCGCTGCTGTCGCTGGAAGGCAACCTGGACGTGGTGGGCACGGCGGCCGACGGGGAGACGGCGCTGCGGCTGGCCTGCGAACTACGCCCGGACGTGCTGGTGACGGACATCGAGATGCCGCGCCTGAGCGGGCTGGACGTGGCCGAGCGGCTGCGGGGGACGTGCCCGGAGGTGCGCGTGGTCATCGTGACGACCTTCGCCCGCGCGGGCTACCTGCGCCGCGCGCTGGAAGTCGGGGCACGCGGGTATCTGCTCAAGGACGCCCCCGCCGCCGACCTCGCAGACGCCATCCGCCGCGTGCAGGCTGGGGGCCGGGCGGTGGACCCCGGCCTCGCCGCGGAGGCGTGGCAGGGCCGCAGTCCCCTCACCGACCGCGAGCGGCAGGTGCTGCGCGAGGCCGAGACGGGGGCCTCGACCGCCGACATCGCCCGCACGCTGCGTCTTTCCGAGGGTACGGTGCGCAACTACCTCTCGGAGGCCATCGGGAAGCTGGGGGCCGGAAACCGGGTGGAGGCCGCCCGGCAGGCGCGCGAGCAGGGGTGGCTGTAG
- a CDS encoding MFS transporter produces MTRTPAAARLPRAFWTYWAGVTLTALGDAAVYVALPFLALAAHPAGTGGAGAVGAVVLAGSLPRFLAPLLGALADRLAPRGLLGFSAGVRALAVAAVGVLAAHGTLPLAALLALAFLNGLLSTLAYATGGALVPRLVAPEGLARANSLNSGALMGAPLVGYGLGGGLIHLLGAGGTLLASAPLILGLALAALALPTLPGAAAGGRVRPLTDLRAGLTVIRRSPLLLALLGMSFALNVAMNVMNVRAPLHMTTSGQGAPDYAVFEMLISGGVLVGIVLVTPLAARRSLDALIGAGRWVLVLGTLGFVFTPVAVWWGAAAVFGLGLGLLEVAATTRSQQLVPTEMRGRVVGALMGVNAFGLTLGAALAARPLGTPALMLGLGAALALLALTWPLALRVNRQRRDGEVGQVRPAECGIKQ; encoded by the coding sequence ATGACCCGGACTCCTGCCGCCGCCCGCCTACCCCGCGCCTTCTGGACGTACTGGGCGGGCGTGACCCTCACCGCGCTGGGGGACGCTGCCGTCTATGTCGCCCTGCCCTTCCTGGCTCTGGCCGCGCATCCGGCAGGGACAGGGGGAGCGGGGGCCGTCGGCGCGGTGGTGCTGGCGGGGAGCCTGCCGCGCTTCCTGGCCCCGCTGCTGGGCGCGCTGGCCGACCGGCTCGCGCCGCGTGGCCTGCTGGGCTTCAGCGCCGGGGTGCGGGCGCTGGCGGTCGCGGCGGTGGGCGTGCTGGCGGCTCACGGGACGCTGCCGCTCGCGGCGCTGCTGGCCCTGGCGTTTCTGAATGGACTGCTGTCCACACTGGCCTATGCCACGGGTGGCGCGCTGGTGCCGCGGCTCGTTGCGCCGGAGGGACTGGCCCGCGCCAACAGCCTGAACAGCGGGGCGCTGATGGGTGCGCCGCTGGTGGGCTACGGCCTGGGCGGTGGGCTGATTCACCTGCTGGGCGCGGGCGGCACGCTGCTGGCGAGCGCCCCGCTGATCCTGGGGCTGGCGCTTGCCGCACTGGCGCTGCCGACCCTGCCGGGGGCCGCAGCGGGTGGACGGGTGCGACCCCTCACCGACCTGCGCGCGGGCCTGACCGTGATTCGCCGCTCGCCGCTGCTGCTGGCCCTGCTGGGCATGAGCTTCGCGCTGAACGTCGCCATGAACGTGATGAACGTCCGCGCCCCCCTGCATATGACCACCTCTGGGCAGGGCGCGCCCGACTACGCCGTGTTCGAGATGCTGATTTCAGGCGGCGTGCTGGTGGGGATCGTGCTGGTCACGCCGCTCGCCGCCCGCCGGAGCCTCGACGCCCTGATCGGCGCGGGCCGCTGGGTGCTGGTACTGGGCACGCTGGGCTTCGTGTTCACGCCCGTGGCGGTGTGGTGGGGGGCCGCCGCCGTCTTCGGCCTGGGGCTGGGGCTGCTGGAGGTCGCCGCCACCACCCGCTCGCAGCAGCTGGTGCCCACGGAGATGCGGGGGCGGGTGGTCGGGGCGCTGATGGGCGTGAATGCCTTTGGCCTCACGCTGGGCGCGGCCCTCGCCGCCCGGCCCCTGGGCACGCCTGCGCTGATGCTGGGCCTGGGCGCGGCGCTGGCCCTGCTGGCGCTGACCTGGCCGCTTGCCCTGCGGGTGAACCGGCAGCGCCGGGACGGGGAGGTGGGTCAGGTTCGCCCGGCGGAATGCGGAATAAAGCAGTGA
- a CDS encoding sugar phosphate nucleotidyltransferase: MKGVILAAGRGSRLLPVSAGRPKHAVPIAGVPIIARAVRALRAAGVEEVAVVTSASSEAALRAATRNEGPLTFVRQEEPLGTGHAVLAARAFLEGGPALLYLGDNLFADALTPLAEALDGADAALGVKRVPDPSAYGVAVVQNDLLTRLDEKPRRPESDLAACGVFAFHPHVLDEVACLTPSVRGEIEFPQALLRVIAAGGRVRAVPLPGFWSDAGTPADLLTASAHFLAGLTPRIDGEVSGSTLDGPVVVEAGATVQDCTLIGPVLIGAGASVRGSTLGPNVSIGPRARVEGATLADTLIDEEAAVQSPSRPLVRTVIGRRAAVAAPSDTGLQIVVGDHSVVRV, encoded by the coding sequence ATGAAAGGCGTCATTCTCGCTGCCGGTCGGGGCAGCCGTCTTCTTCCTGTGAGTGCCGGTCGGCCCAAGCATGCCGTGCCCATTGCCGGGGTGCCCATCATCGCGCGGGCGGTGCGGGCGCTGCGGGCGGCGGGGGTGGAGGAGGTCGCGGTGGTGACCAGTGCCAGCAGCGAGGCGGCCCTGCGCGCGGCCACCCGGAACGAGGGGCCGCTGACCTTTGTGCGCCAGGAGGAACCGCTCGGCACCGGGCACGCGGTCCTGGCGGCGCGCGCCTTTCTGGAAGGCGGCCCGGCGCTGCTGTACCTGGGCGACAATCTCTTCGCGGATGCCCTGACGCCGCTGGCGGAGGCGCTGGACGGGGCCGACGCCGCCCTGGGCGTGAAGCGGGTGCCCGACCCCAGCGCCTACGGGGTGGCGGTCGTGCAGAACGATCTGCTGACCCGGCTGGACGAGAAGCCGCGCCGCCCGGAAAGCGACCTGGCGGCCTGCGGCGTCTTTGCCTTTCATCCGCACGTGCTGGACGAGGTGGCCTGCCTGACGCCCAGCGTGCGCGGCGAGATCGAGTTCCCGCAGGCGCTGCTGCGGGTGATTGCCGCGGGGGGCCGGGTGCGCGCGGTGCCGCTGCCCGGCTTCTGGAGCGACGCGGGCACCCCCGCCGACCTGCTGACCGCCAGCGCGCACTTTCTGGCCGGGCTGACCCCCCGCATCGACGGCGAGGTGAGCGGCAGCACCCTGGACGGCCCGGTGGTGGTCGAGGCGGGCGCGACCGTGCAGGACTGCACCCTGATCGGCCCGGTGCTGATCGGGGCCGGGGCCAGCGTGCGCGGCAGCACCCTCGGCCCAAATGTCAGCATCGGCCCGCGCGCGAGGGTCGAGGGCGCGACCCTGGCCGACACCCTGATCGACGAGGAAGCGGCCGTCCAGTCGCCCTCCCGCCCGCTCGTCCGGACCGTGATCGGGCGGCGGGCCGCCGTCGCCGCCCCCAGCGACACCGGCCTGCAAATCGTGGTGGGCGACCACAGCGTGGTGCGGGTCTAG
- a CDS encoding ABC transporter permease: MTLLTPTAAASTRRAPLLPLLTQLVLAELHRLTRNPMFAIGTLGFPIMFFALFGLPLVHEKTDAGVNVGQYILVSFGTYSLLSVAMFSFGAAVATERTGGWLRLLRASPLPAALYLAAKTIAALLFSALGLTLLYLFAHFAGGVTFPAGQALLIAGKLLLGMIPLIALGLCIGFLASPASASIVANIFSVLVSFGSGLFVPLEQLPKFMQSLAPYLPSYHLAQLGWNAVAGQGSGDIRHWAWLAGYTLVCGAVAAWAYRRDEARGQ, from the coding sequence ATGACCCTACTGACCCCCACCGCTGCCGCCTCCACCCGCCGCGCGCCCCTGCTGCCGCTGCTGACCCAGCTCGTGCTGGCCGAGCTGCACCGCTTGACACGCAATCCAATGTTCGCCATCGGCACCCTGGGCTTTCCCATCATGTTCTTCGCGCTGTTCGGCCTGCCCCTGGTCCACGAGAAGACGGACGCCGGGGTGAATGTCGGGCAGTACATTCTGGTCAGTTTCGGCACCTACTCGCTGCTGTCGGTGGCGATGTTCTCGTTCGGGGCGGCGGTGGCGACCGAGCGTACCGGCGGCTGGCTGCGGCTGCTGCGCGCCTCTCCCCTGCCCGCGGCGCTGTATCTGGCGGCCAAAACCATCGCCGCGCTTCTCTTCAGCGCCCTGGGCCTGACGCTGCTGTACCTGTTCGCGCACTTCGCGGGCGGCGTGACGTTTCCTGCGGGGCAGGCTCTCCTAATCGCGGGCAAGCTGCTGCTGGGCATGATTCCGCTGATTGCCCTGGGCCTATGCATCGGCTTCCTGGCGAGTCCCGCCAGCGCCAGCATCGTGGCGAACATCTTTAGCGTCCTCGTGTCCTTCGGCTCGGGCCTGTTCGTGCCGCTGGAGCAGCTCCCGAAGTTCATGCAGAGTCTCGCGCCGTATCTGCCCAGCTACCACCTCGCGCAACTCGGCTGGAACGCGGTCGCGGGGCAGGGCAGCGGGGACATCCGGCACTGGGCGTGGCTGGCCGGGTATACGCTGGTCTGCGGCGCTGTCGCCGCCTGGGCGTACCGCCGGGACGAGGCGCGCGGGCAGTAG
- a CDS encoding sensor histidine kinase, with amino-acid sequence MKVFSRRLSVWDVFPLLWLVFLTFPVMAFFGEARTPAQGTLFWGVVAGFLAVYWRVFGRPQPERWALLGWVYTLLAYLLLYPVVGGTAGTFLVYGGSLVGMQPRVSLALWLALLNSAVMALPFWTGPYQAGDLGWLLPNMVFTLVAAYANHASYRQQVASRRLAQVQREKELLAADAERERIARDLHDLLGHTLSVIVLKSELASKLAERDPARAAGEIREVERISREALSEVRAAVSGYRGSGLKAELARAKVALDAAGVRLEYGGQPAPLPPAVEHGMGMVLREAVTNVVRHARARECRVSITQERSGYRLEIVDDGVGGEAPEGTGLTSMRERVRALGGEFTRDGTRGTRLVASFAGAEGESVSAPLPSAFRLLPGRRPQ; translated from the coding sequence ATGAAGGTGTTCAGCCGACGACTCAGCGTGTGGGACGTGTTCCCACTGCTGTGGCTGGTGTTTCTGACCTTTCCAGTCATGGCCTTTTTCGGGGAGGCGCGGACCCCCGCGCAGGGGACGCTGTTCTGGGGTGTCGTGGCAGGCTTTCTGGCCGTGTACTGGCGGGTCTTCGGGCGGCCACAGCCGGAGCGCTGGGCCTTGCTAGGGTGGGTGTACACGCTGCTGGCGTACCTGCTACTGTATCCGGTCGTCGGCGGAACGGCGGGCACCTTTCTGGTCTACGGCGGGAGTCTGGTGGGGATGCAGCCGCGCGTCTCGCTGGCGCTCTGGCTGGCCCTGCTGAACAGCGCCGTCATGGCCCTGCCCTTCTGGACGGGGCCGTATCAGGCGGGCGACCTGGGCTGGCTGCTGCCGAACATGGTGTTCACGCTGGTCGCCGCCTACGCCAACCATGCCAGCTACCGCCAGCAGGTCGCCAGTCGCCGCCTGGCCCAGGTGCAGCGCGAGAAAGAGCTGCTCGCCGCCGACGCCGAACGCGAGCGCATCGCCCGCGACCTGCACGACCTGCTGGGGCATACCCTCAGCGTCATCGTGCTCAAGAGCGAACTGGCGAGCAAGCTGGCCGAACGTGACCCGGCCCGCGCCGCCGGGGAAATCCGCGAGGTGGAGCGCATCAGCCGCGAGGCGCTTTCCGAGGTGCGCGCGGCGGTGAGCGGCTACCGGGGCAGCGGCCTGAAGGCGGAACTCGCCCGCGCGAAGGTGGCCCTGGATGCGGCGGGCGTGCGGCTGGAGTACGGCGGTCAGCCCGCCCCCCTGCCCCCGGCGGTCGAACACGGCATGGGCATGGTGCTGCGCGAGGCCGTGACCAACGTGGTGCGCCACGCCCGCGCCCGCGAGTGCCGGGTGAGCATCACGCAGGAGCGCAGCGGCTACCGCCTGGAAATCGTGGACGACGGCGTGGGCGGCGAGGCCCCCGAAGGCACCGGCCTGACCTCCATGCGCGAGCGGGTGCGCGCCCTGGGCGGCGAGTTCACGCGCGACGGAACGCGGGGAACCCGGCTGGTGGCGAGCTTTGCCGGGGCGGAAGGCGAAAGCGTCTCTGCGCCTCTGCCTTCTGCCTTCCGCCTTCTGCCGGGCCGGAGGCCCCAGTGA
- a CDS encoding metallophosphoesterase, whose protein sequence is MRKFIAVGDVHADWESLWAALRAASCADAACQPTPPVQAGLYQVVLIGDLVHPKNAGEYERLTGVTRFNSRDPDHLFLAAREQVRQLEKLRAYQAAAPHAVHILLGNHDDAVLNPRFVLGTSGGLSHLEFDPARGGVHLPEHLRAWMQGFPRELRVGSVQFAHVSPLPAHTYYDDLFYADASTKRWFRDTPEYVQMAGLSFGIYGHTQMTGSILLDESAGFAMIDALHEREYLELLLDAGQPQPLRSVRAVPF, encoded by the coding sequence GTGCGGAAATTCATTGCCGTGGGAGACGTGCATGCCGACTGGGAGAGCCTGTGGGCAGCCCTGCGCGCGGCCAGTTGCGCGGACGCCGCCTGCCAGCCGACGCCGCCCGTTCAGGCGGGCCTGTATCAGGTGGTGCTGATCGGGGACCTGGTACACCCTAAGAATGCCGGCGAGTACGAGCGGCTGACCGGGGTGACCCGCTTCAACTCGCGTGACCCGGACCACTTGTTTCTCGCCGCCCGCGAGCAGGTGCGCCAGCTCGAAAAGCTGCGTGCCTACCAGGCCGCCGCGCCGCACGCGGTGCATATCCTGCTGGGCAACCACGACGACGCGGTGCTCAACCCCCGCTTCGTGCTGGGGACCAGTGGCGGCCTGTCTCACCTGGAGTTCGACCCGGCACGGGGCGGCGTGCATCTGCCCGAGCACCTGCGCGCCTGGATGCAGGGCTTTCCGCGTGAGCTGCGGGTCGGGAGCGTGCAGTTCGCCCACGTTTCCCCGCTGCCCGCGCATACCTACTACGACGACCTCTTCTATGCCGACGCCAGCACCAAACGCTGGTTTCGTGATACCCCGGAATACGTACAGATGGCCGGGCTGAGCTTCGGCATCTACGGCCACACCCAGATGACCGGCAGCATCTTGCTGGACGAGTCGGCGGGCTTTGCCATGATCGATGCCCTGCACGAACGCGAGTATCTGGAACTGCTGCTCGATGCGGGTCAGCCCCAGCCCCTGCGCAGCGTGAGGGCTGTCCCGTTCTGA